Within the Beduinella massiliensis genome, the region CGAAGTCGCCGTCCGTCAGATACTCCGGCAGGTATCCCAGGGCATACAGGCGCTTTTGCATGAGCCTCACCTGCTCGCTCACGTCGCCCTCCCTGAGGGTGGCGTAGCTTCCCTGCGGCGTCGCCGTCGGTTTCACCTGTCCGCCGGGGTAGGCGGCGGCATGGCCGCCGTACAGGGTCGTGAGCGTCTGCGCGCCCGCCACGCCGTCCGCGCGCATATCGTTATACGTTTGGAACAGACGAACCGCCGCCTCGGTGGACGCGCCGTAGGTGCCGTCTACCTGCCCCTCGTAATACCCGAGGCTGAGCAGCGCCTGCTGCAGACGGCGCACGTCGTCTCCGGTCGAGCCGCGCTTGAGCAGCTTGTCCGTGGAAACGCCCGGCGTCGCGGTCGGCTGAACAGGCGTCACGTTTCCAATGAGATCCGGGTTGAATTTTGCGTCGGATGCGTACAGCCTCTTCTGCGTCGCCTGGCCCGCAATGCCGTCCGACGAAAGCCCGTTGGCAGCCTGGAAAGCTTTGACCGCGGAGGTCGTGCCCGCGCCGAAGCGCCCGTCGACGCGCCCCGAGTAATATCCCAGCTCGTACAGGCGTTCCTGCAGGTCGAACACGAGCGTGCCCGAATCCCCCTCGCGGATCACCACGTACGTGCCCGGCTTGGGCGTCGCGGTCGCCGACGCGCTGGCCGCCTTCTTGGCGCCGGAGCTGTTCAGCTTCTTAAGCGTGGAAGCGCCGACGACGCCGTCTGCCGTCAGGTTGTTGCGCTTCTGGAAGGCAACGACCGCGCTTTCGGTTTCCGCGCCAAAAACGCCGTCCGCCACGCCCGACAGGTAACCCAGCGTGATAAGACGTTCCTGCGCGCTGTATACGTCGTTGCCCTCCATTCCGACGGAGAGCGAGCGCGTCGCCGTCGGGTCTGCGGTAGTCACGGGGCGGCTGTTGGACTTGGCCGAGGAGCTGTACAGCTTCTTCTGCGTCGCCTCGCCCGCCTGGCCGTCCGCGGACAGTCCGTTTGCGCGCTGAAAGGACTTGACCGCGCTTTCTGTGGAGGAGCCGTACACGCCGTCGACACCGCCCGCGTAGTAGCCGAGCTCCGTCAGCCGCGCCTGCAGCTTGCGCACCTCCGTGCCGTAAGAGCCGTCTTTGAGCAGCGAATAGGCGCTCGACGTGCCGGAAGTGGTAATTGTCTTCGCGACCGCGCCCGTGGAATACAGCTTGTCCTGCGTCGCGCGTCCCGCAATGCCGTCGGCTGTGAGCCCATTCGCGCTCTGGAAGGCCTTCACGGCGTCCTGCGTGCCGCCCGCGAATCGTCCGTCTATCGAGCCGGTGTAATAGCCCAGCTCCTTGAGGCGCGTCTGCATGTCGCTGACGTCGGAACCTGAGGAGCCCACTTTGAGCACCGGATAGCCCGCGTAATAGTCGTCCGTGCTCGTCTTCCAACTCGACGGCGTCGCCGTCGGCTTTACGGCGACCGGCGTGGGCGTCGGGCCAGGCGTGGGAAGATGTTCGACGGGCGCCCATTCTTCCCATCCGCCGGACGTGCCCGTGGAGGGCTGCGGCGTCGGGGCGAGCGTCGGGCCCGCCGTCTCGGTTGGGCCGAACGGGATCGGCGTCTGGTTCGGATCGATCGCCAGCGGGTCAAGCGTCGGATCGGGCGCCAAAAAACATCCGCCCAGCGCCTGCGTGAGGACGAGCAGCCCCGCGCACAACGCCGCCCGTTTTCCCCTTCGCCTCATCCTGTCCTTCATCCCCTGCACCTCACCTTTCCGCAAGCGCGGCCCTGTGGCCCGCGCCGCTGCCTGTTTATTCTCCTTCAAAGACGCATCAGAATGCCGCTTTGTTCCTGCACGGCAAAAATTACCCGCCAAACAATTTATCCCAGAAGGCTGTCCACCTGACAAAGCGAACGCACTTCATAGGTCGGCCTGATGGCGGTCGCGTTTTCTTTACCTTGCGGGTTGAACCAGCAGCTATCCACCCCCGCATTAGCCGCGCCCGCGATGTCCGACGTAAGCGAGTCGCCCAGCATCAGCGCGCTCGACTTATCGCTGCAGCCCACCATGCGAAGCGCTTCCTCGATCATCTTGGGGTCGGGCTTCGCCGCGCCGACCTCTTCGGAAATCACCATTCCCCGGATGCAATGGCGCACGGGCGAACGCTCCATGCGCCCGCGCTGCACCGCAGCGACGCCGTTGGTGACGATGACGACCGGCACCCGGCGGCTCCATCGCTCGACAGCCTCTTCTGCGCCCGCAAGCGTCGCCGGACAACGCCCCAGCGCCTCCGAGTACGCATAGCTCAGCGCTTTTGCGTCGCGGGAAGCCCGCATCTCGTAAAGCAGCTGCTCAAAGCGTTTCACGCGGAGCACAGGCTGCGTCACCTCTCCGCGCTCAAAGGCCTTCCACAGCGCCTTGTTGATCTCGCTATAGCGCAGGAGCCACGCATCGTCCTGCGGCAAGTCAAAGGAGCGCATCGCTTCCCGAAAGGCGGCGACTTCCGCCCTGCCGAAATCAAAAATCGTATCGTCCGCGTCGCAAAGCAGCACGCCGTATTTTTTCATGCGCGTAATCTCCTCTTTTATCTTCAGTCATTGTATTGTAACACATCCGCATGCCGCCGGTAAAGCATCCGAACAGGGATTACGGGTTCTGCACAGGTTTTCCACAAACCTCTTTCGTTTTGTGCACATTTGCGCTCGTCTTTTCCACATTTCACGCACAAAGAGATTCTGCACACCGCCTGTGGAATCTGTGGATAAATCCGTGGATTGTCTTATTTCCTTAATATTTTCTTCACATTTCCTGTGGATAAGCTTCCCTAAAAGGTCGGTTTGCGCGATAAGACGGGCGATACCCCGGCGACGAAAGACAACCTGTTCCATCCGGCATCGGAAAAACGGGCTGTCGCCGTTCCTTTCCAAACATCCGTTTCCGCGCGAAAACAGATCGCAAAATCTTTTACAGCAAGGAAAAAAACCCGCCCCATGACAGGGCGGGTCTTTTCATCAAATGCAGTGCACGAGGGGATTACCGACGATGCGCGGCGAAGCACTCGCTGCAGTAGATGGGGCGGTCGTTCTTGGGAATGAAGGGCACACGC harbors:
- a CDS encoding peptidoglycan-binding domain-containing protein, producing the protein MKDRMRRRGKRAALCAGLLVLTQALGGCFLAPDPTLDPLAIDPNQTPIPFGPTETAGPTLAPTPQPSTGTSGGWEEWAPVEHLPTPGPTPTPVAVKPTATPSSWKTSTDDYYAGYPVLKVGSSGSDVSDMQTRLKELGYYTGSIDGRFAGGTQDAVKAFQSANGLTADGIAGRATQDKLYSTGAVAKTITTSGTSSAYSLLKDGSYGTEVRKLQARLTELGYYAGGVDGVYGSSTESAVKSFQRANGLSADGQAGEATQKKLYSSSAKSNSRPVTTADPTATRSLSVGMEGNDVYSAQERLITLGYLSGVADGVFGAETESAVVAFQKRNNLTADGVVGASTLKKLNSSGAKKAASASATATPKPGTYVVIREGDSGTLVFDLQERLYELGYYSGRVDGRFGAGTTSAVKAFQAANGLSSDGIAGQATQKRLYASDAKFNPDLIGNVTPVQPTATPGVSTDKLLKRGSTGDDVRRLQQALLSLGYYEGQVDGTYGASTEAAVRLFQTYNDMRADGVAGAQTLTTLYGGHAAAYPGGQVKPTATPQGSYATLREGDVSEQVRLMQKRLYALGYLPEYLTDGDFGERTVEAVKNFQRRNGLNDDGVAGPGTLAILYASSALPYQGGETSSGGVELDALKTGSQGDEVTQLQKALADIGCYMGTADGIFGASTATAVKLFQALNSLTPDGVAGRETLVLLYSGDGKGIKNLTLTDLSIGATGEAVKALQIMLISLGYLQTEDIGTFGDLTAAAVVRFQNAYGLEQTGVATVAMQTLLYSGQAAGGPID
- a CDS encoding YjjG family noncanonical pyrimidine nucleotidase, with the protein product MKKYGVLLCDADDTIFDFGRAEVAAFREAMRSFDLPQDDAWLLRYSEINKALWKAFERGEVTQPVLRVKRFEQLLYEMRASRDAKALSYAYSEALGRCPATLAGAEEAVERWSRRVPVVIVTNGVAAVQRGRMERSPVRHCIRGMVISEEVGAAKPDPKMIEEALRMVGCSDKSSALMLGDSLTSDIAGAANAGVDSCWFNPQGKENATAIRPTYEVRSLCQVDSLLG